In Actinomycetota bacterium, a single genomic region encodes these proteins:
- a CDS encoding SPFH domain-containing protein, with amino-acid sequence MREKAARQVSGFTMLLLDFVMWLAAAAAIPWGILNKNYFVGWGGAALAVVALVIATGFMIVAPNQSRVVTFLGRYLGTVRRNGFSWTYPLTLRKSLSLRIQNFDSQTLKVNDAVGNPIEVAAVIVWRVVDTAKAAFEVEDYQEFVKIQTETAVRHMTSEYPYDSYEPGQHSLRANADEVMASLHGELQQQLQTAGVEVIRTQLRRLAYAPEIAADMLRRQQADAVVAARQRIVEGAVGMVDEALTMLAAKDIVELDDQRKAAMVSNLLVVLCSEHHAQPIVNTGTLYQ; translated from the coding sequence ATGAGGGAGAAAGCTGCCAGGCAGGTCTCGGGGTTCACGATGCTGCTGCTGGACTTCGTCATGTGGCTGGCGGCGGCAGCCGCCATCCCGTGGGGGATCCTCAACAAGAACTACTTCGTCGGCTGGGGCGGCGCGGCCCTGGCGGTCGTGGCGCTTGTGATCGCGACCGGGTTCATGATCGTGGCTCCCAATCAGTCCCGGGTGGTCACCTTCCTGGGCCGGTATTTGGGGACGGTCCGTCGCAACGGGTTCTCCTGGACGTACCCGCTGACCCTGCGCAAGAGCCTGTCGCTCAGGATCCAGAACTTCGACAGCCAGACGCTCAAGGTGAACGACGCGGTCGGCAACCCGATCGAGGTTGCCGCGGTGATCGTGTGGCGCGTCGTGGACACCGCCAAGGCGGCCTTCGAGGTCGAGGACTACCAGGAGTTCGTGAAGATCCAGACCGAGACCGCGGTCCGGCACATGACAAGCGAGTACCCCTACGACTCCTACGAGCCGGGACAGCACTCGCTTCGTGCCAACGCCGACGAGGTCATGGCGTCGCTTCACGGCGAACTGCAGCAGCAGCTTCAGACCGCGGGAGTCGAGGTGATCCGCACGCAGCTTCGGCGGCTTGCCTACGCCCCCGAGATCGCCGCCGACATGCTTCGGCGCCAGCAGGCCGACGCCGTGGTCGCCGCGCGACAGCGGATCGTCGAGGGCGCGGTGGGCATGGTGGACGAGGCGCTGACGATGCTGGCCGCCAAGGACATCGTGGAGCTCGACGACCAGCGCAAGGCCGCCATGGTCTCCAATCTGCTGGTGGTGTTGTGTAGCGAGCACCACGCCCAGCCGATCGTCAACACGGGGACGCTGTACCAGTAG